Within Hydractinia symbiolongicarpus strain clone_291-10 chromosome 11, HSymV2.1, whole genome shotgun sequence, the genomic segment taagaCGTAATTGTAAAACttatttgaataaaaaagaagaaaattcgaTGTTTGTAATTCTTGTTCAAAGTTgtactacaaaaaaaagtaaaatttatgtGACTTGAAGTAAGAATAAGAAGTTAGGCAACTTATCAATGACTCGTTCAGGGGTTTTAATTTATAAGCTGTTTTGACCACCAGTGGGCGGTAAAAGGCTAGTTGGGCGGCTCTTGTTGGGCGGCTCAAAACGCCCTCTATATCCCCTCTTCGAGACTATTTTGCACCAGTCGAAAAAAATCCTAAATCGCCCCTGACAGGAAAACAGAACTGTAAAATAACAGCTACTTACTGATATAGGCCAGTTGATGATAGTAAGTTTCGTGTGTAAGCCAAACAGTAAAACGAAGAAGATAACAATTAACAGGAGCCAAGGTACTACTGTTGTAAACAAGAAAAAGGACGTGGCGCCTGCAATACGATCTGCAAACCAGTAGTTTACATCACCCCTCCAGCCAGCCATAATACACCACGCCAAGAAGAGAAGTACCTAAATGGAAAACTCATTCCTTAACTCCTTCTTATTAGCAGTAGACAATCAGGCTAATAGACACGGACAATCAAAATTACTATAACAAATTGTTTTAAGGAGAAAGAAGTCAAATTGGGAAATTACCATGTTGATTATCATCAGTAACCCAGGTGGCGTCTTTACAAATGCCAAATTTAATCCAACGTTTTTCCGGCTCCTACCACCGCTTCCGCCAGTGGGGTCTTTTTCACCTAAGTCAACATCGTAGGGTGGTGGTGGGTTCTCCTCCATGGTGATTTTTTCTAAATGGTAGATAAAAAGGTAACTTTAATCACGGAGGTTTATAACTACCTCCATGCTGAAATTGTTTACAATGAGGTAGGAGTTCTgtattaaaattcatttttgggAAAAATTCCAAAGAATTTAAAGTGCAATCattagtaaaaataataataataataataatagtagtagtagtagtagtagaaaaatagtaaaaatacaATATTATGGGCAACAACTGGATAGAGGTTTGGgtcattttttctttacttaTCCCAAAGCTGCCCCCACCtgctttcaattaaaaatattgcAGAGATATTTCTTTTGCTTCAAATCACACATTTCAACACATTATAGCATTATATCCGTGTAGTGTAAAACGGCCTTTAGCTATTCTAATTTATAACGGACACAGTACGTtcttatgtttttaaatatttagcaaAGCCTCAAATCTaggttttatataaatataaattgaaTGTGTACTTATTACTTATTGGATTTTCATTTCCACTCAAGAACGAAACAAATCGGCGATTGTTTTTATAGAAAGAATTTGTATCGATGTTTCTTGCAGGAgggaacaaaaaaataaatagcagAACAAACAATCAAATTAAAGTGTGATTGTTTTTCTAGTCATGAACTTTTCTTTGCGTTCTAATGGTTTATCAACTTTCGCAGCAAAGCGTAGTACAGACTGAGCTTGATAGGGCACTGGTAACGACAACAAACAGATAATTCTAACGAAGGCTTGCTAATGCACATGCTCCGCAGAATTAAGATTTGTGAAATTTTATACGGAAAATTCAACGAaagttatctttttttaaagctgATAAGTAGTAACCCAGTTGTAAAGCTACCCAGCTTTCTCGTTGTTTGACCTGTGTCGCTGTAGAGTGGAATTTAGAACAGTCTTCGACATTGCTGATTGGTAATTCGATAGTTTTCTTAGTCTTCATAAAAATACACATCAGaataaagtaaaaagaaatCCACAAATTTTTGTCCACATTTCTAAAAAAGTGTATTTTGACAGACAATTTTTTtctgacaaaaaaataatttacaagaaACGCAATAAGACGCTTTTGAGCTAAAGCAGCGGTGCACGATGGgatactttaaaaaagtttcctgtaataaaaaaaaagtagctTCGTAAGTAGAATAAAATGTTACCGTTAACTGGCTTTCTGATAATTCTTTCGTTTTTACCAAGAAAAAATTCTGAaggataaataataataaacaacaaTCATTGACaaacttaataaaaaaagtctGGCGATTGGAGCGAGTATCACTACGcagtttatttgttaaaaataaatatggcggaGCTACACGTTGTAAACTGAAGCAAAAGTGAAACTTCTTTTTAACCAATTCGCGCTAAATTTAGTATGTTAATAGCCGTCGTATTTGAGTAAAATTAAATGTATAatgtatatttacaaaatatacatatatatacatatatattagcTACCCCAATCCCTATCCCAAATAATACTCCTTGTTTTCAATAAACACTTTACAACAGTTACATTTTATAGaatctattcaattttttttaaaaggacaTTCGGTATTTCTTTGAAGTTGCACTTTTGGGCGAAATTTAGAGCGATAAATATCAAAACTTGTTGATAATTGTCGCTCTGACTATTGCACTGAAATTAAGCGATAAGACAAAAAAAGTGTCGCTCTGCAATTTCCATTAGTGCGAAAAAAGATCAATGGGTTAAAAAAGCCAGAGCGATAATTCACACTGGTGTAAATCCAGCTTAACACGTATAGAAAGTGATGTGAAAACAGTTTTCTAACTCGCAGGAGCCTGCTCTCCTTCACGGAGCATGAACAAACAACTAGTGTGCTGcataagcaaaaattttaacGTATACAAAATGGCAATTTTTGTGGCGCGAGTTGAAGTTGTTTTGAAATAACAAACCAGAgagaaaataatgtttttaagaaATCGACGTAGTGAAAGGTATAGTTACGAAAAAAATAGTCAGTTATAAAAGTACATTTATTTTCTACAAAACTGTTTCGCTAACACAACGACTCATAGTATTTCTCTGTTTCCAAAACAATCCTTTTTTGCACATgcagataaacaaaaaaagctcTTATTAAATTTCGtacaaaataaatacaaataaataaataaaggtaATATAAACGTAATGTTACTAGGTGCatgtaatttaaaattaacCATTTTACCTTAGCAGAGAGATCGTCAACTGTACAAACTTTAGAGTTTTTTCGTTTGTTTATAgatatatatacttttaaacttctcttgtttaaaaaaacacattggATGTATAACGGTTCTTCCCATTGAGGAATTACAGTCGTTTGATTCATGCTATCAGGGGGTAATACAGATTAGTTAagtgtgtttttgttttatgttttcaGCGACGTGCTGCATTCCATGGAATTGAGTTTCTTATCTGTAAATTGCATAGAAAATAGAAGGATTAATTATTTATTGTACTTTAATTTTAGAAATGATAATGCTTTTGCCCCCGTTTCTCATTAATAATTAAACTTTTGCTATCTAAGCAGAAAACTTTACgtataaaaaaaggaaagctTTGCGGTTTTAACACTCGTCTCAATACGCTACTTCGCTTCCTCGGCCTAGCcgagatcaagtgtagtatcatTCTCGGCGCACTTGGTCTGAGAAGCGATCGCTCAGTCCATCTTGAGCTGTTCTAATCGAATTTCCAGGTTGAAGAACTGCCGTCCTACCTTGGAGGCgctcattttttataatatatatcacGACCTCGATTTATATCCTGTCCCCGCGGCAGTGTGGCAGTGAGAGTCAGTTTATGCATTGTAGCTatatatcaaaggaaaatactTCAATTTAAATGTGaacataattttaaatataaattagttttaaatcattgaaaaaaattttcccaCAGCGGAGAGCTGTCACAAAATATTAATTCCTAAATATTCATTCCTTTTGACGTTATTATGGacacaagtagcgagacacacgaaataCGGCAAAAAAAGGactggcgaacccgtggatttttttttcGGGTCATCGActagttttatttaatttcaaactttaatattatttttgacgACTTTTCGCCGTAAACGGCCGTTATCAAGTCTTATTACCCgggtaaaagggcggcatcgatatttttgaaaatcgtACAATGTGATTGGTCAAAGCGGGCAATATTTCACGGTATTGTCGGCTACCATAGTAACTGTGTTTAAAATCGCGCAATGTGAGTGAATTTACCTTTCTCTATCACATTTGTTTGGATATAGCCTGTTTGAGTATGTTTATAATCTTCTCTGTCTATTATATAAAGATTTTTCTTTTGAAtagttttctactttttaacatatctaTAGTAATTTTAgag encodes:
- the LOC130613924 gene encoding plasmolipin-like, which encodes MEENPPPPYDVDLGEKDPTGGSGGRSRKNVGLNLAFVKTPPGLLMIINMVLLFLAWCIMAGWRGDVNYWFADRIAGATSFFLFTTVVPWLLLIVIFFVLLFGLHTKLTIINWPISLAINCCVWAFLLLISSSVVASKTDDDVVWTYNGVIIDQKYSALRAAAAFGFFSMIGLLIQAFFHFREFRAP